A genomic stretch from Pseudomonadota bacterium includes:
- the ybeY gene encoding rRNA maturation RNase YbeY, giving the protein MTDVYSSDDIDPLSRRRGFFALDLLLETETEIEVEACADAALAALDGYFGSEIFYKAALKFVDDEVIQEANAEFRGKDTPTNVLSFPDGESDGEELYLGDIMMSIPTMMREAKEQLKPVEEHMVHLMLHGYLHLMGYDHEEEEEAVEMETLEIELLQTLGIKNPYEEKDTGA; this is encoded by the coding sequence ATGACAGACGTTTATTCATCTGACGATATTGACCCGCTGAGTCGAAGGCGCGGGTTCTTCGCGCTAGACCTTCTTTTAGAAACAGAAACAGAAATTGAAGTCGAGGCTTGTGCTGATGCAGCATTGGCTGCCCTTGATGGCTACTTTGGTTCAGAGATCTTTTATAAAGCCGCTCTTAAGTTTGTGGATGATGAAGTCATTCAGGAAGCAAACGCTGAGTTTCGTGGCAAGGACACACCAACCAACGTGCTCTCATTCCCGGATGGGGAGAGTGACGGTGAAGAGCTTTACTTGGGGGACATTATGATGTCTATCCCAACCATGATGCGTGAAGCAAAAGAGCAGCTTAAGCCAGTGGAAGAGCACATGGTGCACCTTATGCTACATGGTTACCTTCACCTGATGGGCTATGACCATGAGGAAGAGGAAGAAGCAGTTGAAATGGAAACACTTGAAATTGAACTTCTACAAACATTAGGGATTAAAAACCCTTACGAAGAAAAGGATACGGGAGCATGA
- the dnaA gene encoding chromosomal replication initiator protein DnaA, with protein sequence MTNTLWNSVCDTLKTDVGEQSFNSWIAPLSFSPEHSTPNSATLVVPSGFMRNWVERHYADTISSAFKSTAGTDVEITYVLKGELNTAPQAQATSTPSAAQATGALANVAAPTSLAGQKDSMHQGTPLDPRFTFDRYVTGKSNEFAFAAAKRISETDDTQYNPFILYGGVGLGKTHLMQAIAWEKKRLNPNINIVYVSAEKFVNMFVSALRNKKNMEPFEKMFRDADLLMVDDIQFIAGKEQSQEKFFHTFNSLMDSRKQIVFTADKPPAELDGIEDRLRSRFAWGLTTAIHKPSLETRIAILEEKAQSLSVDLKRDVAHFLAEKIDSNVRELEGALNRLIAHTQLVQKDITIETTQEILHDIFKSYEKTVTIDDIQRKVTDHFNIKMSELLGTRRSRAVARPRQIAMFLAKNCTTKSYPDIGRAFGGRDHTTVMHAVKTVEKLIDTDPAVKEDVKLLEKILTTSA encoded by the coding sequence ATGACCAACACCCTCTGGAATTCTGTCTGCGATACTCTTAAAACAGATGTCGGTGAACAGAGCTTCAATAGTTGGATCGCCCCTCTTTCTTTCTCTCCAGAACATTCCACACCTAACAGCGCAACACTTGTTGTTCCAAGTGGCTTTATGCGTAACTGGGTTGAGCGTCACTACGCCGACACTATTTCCTCTGCTTTTAAAAGCACTGCCGGTACAGATGTAGAAATTACATATGTTCTTAAAGGAGAGCTGAACACAGCTCCACAAGCACAAGCAACAAGCACACCCTCTGCTGCTCAAGCAACTGGTGCTCTTGCTAATGTTGCAGCCCCAACGTCACTTGCTGGCCAAAAAGATAGCATGCACCAAGGCACCCCTCTTGACCCTCGCTTTACATTTGACCGCTACGTAACAGGAAAATCAAACGAGTTTGCCTTTGCAGCAGCCAAGCGTATTAGCGAAACAGATGATACGCAGTACAACCCATTTATTCTTTACGGAGGCGTCGGCCTTGGTAAAACACACCTCATGCAAGCCATTGCATGGGAGAAGAAGCGCCTCAACCCAAACATCAACATTGTTTATGTTTCTGCTGAGAAGTTTGTAAACATGTTTGTAAGCGCCCTTCGTAACAAGAAGAACATGGAACCCTTTGAAAAAATGTTCCGTGATGCAGACCTACTCATGGTTGATGATATCCAATTCATCGCTGGTAAAGAGCAAAGCCAAGAAAAGTTCTTCCATACATTCAATTCACTAATGGATAGCCGTAAGCAAATTGTATTTACGGCAGATAAACCACCTGCAGAGCTTGATGGCATTGAAGACCGTTTGCGCTCTCGTTTTGCATGGGGCCTCACAACAGCCATTCACAAGCCATCACTTGAAACACGCATTGCGATTCTTGAAGAGAAGGCACAAAGCCTAAGCGTTGATCTTAAACGTGATGTCGCACACTTCCTTGCTGAGAAAATTGACAGTAACGTCCGTGAGCTTGAAGGCGCCCTCAACCGCCTGATTGCACATACACAACTGGTTCAAAAAGATATTACAATTGAAACCACACAAGAAATTCTGCATGACATTTTCAAGTCATACGAGAAGACGGTCACAATTGATGATATCCAGCGCAAAGTGACAGATCATTTCAACATTAAGATGTCTGAGCTTCTTGGTACGCGTCGTAGCCGCGCCGTTGCACGCCCGCGTCAAATTGCCATGTTCCTTGCTAAAAACTGCACAACCAAATCTTACCCAGATATTGGCCGCGCATTTGGTGGGCGTGATCACACAACAGTTATGCACGCCGTTAAAACAGTTGAGAAACTCATTGATACAGACCCAGCAGTCAAAGAAGACGTGAAACTCCTTGAAAAAATCCTGACAACTTCAGCGTAA
- the rpsT gene encoding 30S ribosomal protein S20 gives MANSPQARKRIRQTEKRTERNKMLRSRMRSEVKRFEKLLDSGSAKKEEVGQGFTKVMSELHKSVSNGILKKNTASRKISRLAARVRTMNAGK, from the coding sequence ATGGCAAACAGCCCACAGGCGCGTAAACGTATCCGCCAAACTGAAAAACGTACTGAACGCAACAAAATGCTTCGTAGCCGCATGCGCTCTGAAGTGAAAAGATTTGAAAAACTTCTAGACTCAGGCTCTGCTAAGAAAGAAGAAGTTGGCCAAGGCTTCACTAAGGTTATGTCTGAGCTTCACAAATCTGTAAGCAACGGCATCCTTAAAAAGAACACAGCGAGCCGTAAGATCTCTCGTCTTGCTGCACGTGTTCGCACAATGAATGCTGGCAAATAA
- the dnaN gene encoding DNA polymerase III subunit beta — MKLSISRETLLKNLKHMQSVVEKRTSIPILSNVLIKAENNRLMTTATDNDMTVKGGAEAFVETEGATTVSAHKLYEIISKIPEGVMVNMELKDNGGRLAITAGKAKFSLACLSPEAFPDTDTLADGVTFSIPSAAFKKTLGKAIFAASTDETRQYLNGVYMHVTDDEEPKLRFVATDGHRLSRVEMDLPEGAKEMNATILPRKTVGELRKLCDEAKEVTLRVSDKKIQCETEVVTLTSKVIDGAFPDYDRVIPYGNEKEMDISRQMLMQAVDRVAILSHEKSRSIKFSVKPNNLMITANNPDQENAVEDLKVEYSADEVSIGFNAKYVSEIGNHIESDDVSFFFKDGTSPVMVKDPADPSALFVVMPMRI; from the coding sequence ATGAAGCTTTCAATTTCACGCGAGACGCTGCTTAAAAACCTAAAGCACATGCAATCTGTTGTGGAAAAACGCACCAGTATTCCAATTCTTTCTAACGTTCTTATTAAAGCTGAGAACAACCGTCTGATGACAACTGCAACTGATAACGACATGACCGTTAAAGGTGGCGCAGAAGCATTTGTTGAGACAGAAGGCGCAACAACTGTAAGCGCTCACAAGCTTTACGAAATTATTTCTAAGATTCCTGAAGGTGTTATGGTGAACATGGAACTTAAGGACAACGGTGGCCGCCTAGCGATCACTGCTGGCAAAGCAAAGTTCTCACTTGCTTGCCTCAGCCCTGAAGCTTTCCCAGACACTGACACACTTGCAGACGGTGTAACATTTAGCATCCCTTCTGCAGCTTTCAAAAAGACACTTGGTAAAGCGATCTTCGCTGCATCAACTGATGAAACACGTCAGTACCTCAACGGTGTTTACATGCACGTGACTGATGACGAAGAGCCAAAGCTACGCTTTGTCGCAACAGATGGTCACCGTCTATCACGTGTTGAAATGGACCTTCCTGAAGGTGCTAAAGAAATGAACGCAACAATCCTTCCTCGCAAAACTGTGGGTGAACTTCGCAAGCTTTGTGATGAAGCGAAAGAAGTAACACTTCGCGTAAGCGACAAGAAGATCCAGTGTGAAACTGAAGTTGTAACACTCACATCTAAAGTGATTGACGGCGCATTCCCAGATTACGACCGTGTGATTCCTTACGGTAACGAGAAAGAGATGGATATCTCTCGTCAAATGCTTATGCAAGCCGTTGACCGTGTTGCGATTCTTTCTCACGAGAAATCACGCTCAATCAAGTTTAGCGTAAAGCCAAACAACCTTATGATTACAGCAAACAACCCAGACCAAGAGAATGCGGTTGAAGACCTGAAGGTTGAGTACAGCGCTGACGAAGTAAGCATCGGTTTCAACGCGAAATACGTAAGCGAAATTGGTAACCACATCGAAAGTGATGACGTATCATTCTTCTTCAAAGATGGTACATCTCCAGTTATGGTGAAAGATCCTGCAGATCCTTCAGCACTGTTCGTTGTTATGCCAATGCGTATCTAA
- a CDS encoding aldo/keto reductase, with protein sequence MNTQPLNVPTLTSGHATAEATKAFADTTWQNHTQTSPDAWRILDGHTISKITFGTLGFHKNTSPEKTILQAITSGCNTFDCSLNFSEKADLKAFGNAFSKCIKDGQAQRDQCVVLSKIQMAPLETFQAFYTEHLQALNIEKTDYVLIQEPELLILQGLSQEDTQNIALTLFEWLETLVIKGDIQGYGLSSQTFGAPTDMQAHTCLATYAELARTAAQNAWGRKKRSSFKLISAPFNLLETELLTEKSTWEFDKTGEKKECSTLDLASRMNIGVISQRPLNVLHPHLGAIRLVEFPESTTETPEHISNLANQMQGLAHYAQIKEHLAGHLSEEEQTSLERTLQNINNQKTKPLQAHLNSFDAETTFHIACINALCSTPGITSVAHSFNTPSYTHDIANLMQSADMHYIHEIFTPLKETK encoded by the coding sequence ATGAACACACAACCCTTAAACGTTCCTACACTGACTTCTGGCCACGCAACAGCCGAGGCAACAAAAGCATTCGCAGATACCACATGGCAAAACCACACACAAACTAGCCCTGATGCTTGGCGCATTCTGGATGGACACACTATTAGTAAAATCACATTTGGCACTCTTGGGTTTCATAAAAACACATCTCCTGAAAAAACAATTCTTCAAGCCATCACCTCTGGCTGCAACACCTTTGATTGCTCTCTCAACTTTTCTGAAAAAGCTGATCTTAAAGCCTTTGGAAATGCGTTTTCAAAATGCATAAAAGACGGACAAGCTCAACGCGACCAGTGTGTTGTTCTCAGTAAAATTCAAATGGCTCCTCTTGAAACCTTTCAAGCTTTCTATACGGAGCACCTCCAAGCCTTGAACATTGAAAAGACAGATTACGTTCTCATTCAAGAGCCTGAACTTCTTATTTTGCAAGGCCTCTCACAAGAGGACACACAAAACATTGCCCTTACTCTTTTTGAATGGCTAGAGACACTCGTGATCAAAGGGGACATTCAAGGGTACGGCCTTTCAAGCCAAACCTTTGGCGCTCCTACAGATATGCAGGCGCATACATGCCTTGCTACATATGCAGAGCTTGCCCGCACAGCAGCACAAAACGCATGGGGGCGCAAAAAGCGCAGTAGCTTTAAACTTATCTCGGCGCCATTTAACTTGCTTGAAACAGAACTCCTCACAGAAAAAAGCACCTGGGAATTTGATAAAACAGGCGAAAAGAAAGAGTGCTCAACACTCGATCTTGCCTCTCGCATGAACATTGGCGTTATTAGCCAACGCCCTCTAAACGTTTTACACCCACACCTCGGCGCAATTCGCCTCGTTGAGTTTCCAGAGAGCACAACTGAAACACCTGAACACATTTCAAACCTAGCAAATCAAATGCAAGGTCTTGCACACTACGCTCAAATTAAAGAGCACCTTGCAGGTCACCTCTCAGAAGAAGAGCAAACCTCTCTAGAGCGCACACTTCAAAACATCAACAACCAAAAAACAAAACCTCTGCAAGCTCACCTGAACAGTTTTGACGCAGAAACAACCTTCCATATTGCTTGTATTAATGCGCTTTGCAGCACCCCTGGTATCACAAGTGTTGCACATAGCTTTAACACCCCCTCTTACACTCACGACATTGCAAACCTCATGCAAAGCGCTGACATGCACTATATCCATGAAATCTTCACCCCTTTAAAAGAGACTAAATAG
- a CDS encoding hemolysin family protein: MINRMVTKFSDWAMSRFSRGLHKELNDIAVNHDDGEPLTDEEKALVAAALRFDEIEAESICVPRSDIVTVDKSDDFKTVLKVFMECNHSRLPVIEGNKDDMLGFVTIKDILPFIEKQDEFSLEKVLHMTTFVPEGMDIAMVLGLMKKNHVQMAVVVDEYGGTTGIITLKDIVEELVGEVHDEHETPEPVMIMPMGGGIYKVDPKLEIALLEEKLGVNLTPDLESDDRDFDTVGGLIFHMAGKVPDKGDSFDLEGGSKLTVTDADNRRVLMAELKSEHKLNYAVNADLKKAAG; encoded by the coding sequence ATGATTAATCGTATGGTGACTAAGTTTTCGGATTGGGCGATGTCTCGCTTTAGCCGTGGGCTTCATAAGGAGCTAAACGATATTGCGGTAAACCATGATGATGGTGAGCCTTTGACAGATGAAGAAAAGGCGCTTGTTGCTGCTGCACTTCGCTTTGATGAAATTGAAGCGGAGAGCATTTGCGTACCGCGTTCTGATATTGTGACGGTTGATAAGTCTGATGACTTTAAAACAGTCCTTAAAGTGTTTATGGAGTGCAACCACTCTCGTCTGCCTGTAATTGAAGGTAACAAGGACGACATGCTTGGCTTTGTAACCATTAAAGACATTCTGCCGTTTATTGAAAAGCAAGATGAATTCTCACTTGAGAAGGTGCTTCATATGACAACATTTGTACCAGAAGGTATGGATATTGCCATGGTGCTTGGCCTGATGAAGAAGAACCATGTACAGATGGCTGTTGTGGTTGATGAGTACGGTGGAACAACAGGTATTATTACGCTGAAGGATATTGTAGAGGAACTTGTAGGTGAAGTGCATGACGAACATGAGACGCCTGAGCCTGTTATGATTATGCCAATGGGCGGTGGGATCTATAAAGTGGATCCTAAGCTTGAGATCGCTCTGCTAGAAGAAAAGTTGGGTGTAAACCTAACGCCTGATCTGGAAAGTGATGACCGTGACTTTGATACAGTGGGTGGCCTGATCTTCCATATGGCTGGTAAAGTGCCTGATAAAGGAGATAGTTTTGATCTTGAAGGTGGTAGTAAGCTGACAGTAACCGATGCTGATAACCGTCGTGTACTGATGGCTGAGCTGAAATCTGAGCATAAACTTAACTACGCTGTAAATGCCGATCTTAAGAAGGCTGCTGGATAA